The proteins below are encoded in one region of Tiliqua scincoides isolate rTilSci1 chromosome 7, rTilSci1.hap2, whole genome shotgun sequence:
- the LOC136657143 gene encoding perilipin-3-like: MNDKNVLTRASNIPLVSSTYDMAAAAYASTKENHPYIKAVLDLAEKGVKQVSDVAAGSAQPLLSKLEPQIAAASHYASMGLDKLEEKLPILHQTADEVISDAQELVSSKVAEAKEVVAKTVQGGKEMVVETAFSGAEAVLDKSEQLLDYYLPMTDEELAEVAESAPEGAESTPEGADTAAAASEKLGYFVRLGSLSTKLRHRAYQYAVAKLKMARDNIKEAFCQLHGTIGQIEDTKQSDEKPQEEEEELHEVESQTLAMSSQITQQLQMAYKKLTAGIQGLPVAFQQNMQQACHHMEELHSYFTNAQSFKDISSSILRQAKERAVKAQQYVDDILEYVLQNTPLSWLVGPLLPAVKSPPAKPDVEEAVEEEGSEASVPDQ, translated from the exons ATGAATGATAAG AATGTGCTTACAAGAGCATCCAATATACCCCTGGTAAGCTCTACCTATGACATGGCGGCTGCTGCTTATGCCTCAACCAAAGAGAACCACCCTTATATCAAAGCAGTCCTGGATTTGGCAGAGAAAGGTGTGAAGCAAGTCTCTGATGTTGCAGCTGGTAGTGCCCAACCTCTTTTGAGTAAACTGGAACCACAAA TTGCAGCTGCAAGTCACTATGCCTCCATGGGCCTGGACAAGTTGGAGGAGAAGCTGCCAATCCTTCATCAGACAGCAGATGAG GTGATTTCTGATGCACAAGAGCTGGTGTCATCTAAAGTAGCAGAAGCAAAAGAAGTAGTAGCCAAGACTGTGCAGGGTGGCAAAGAGATGGTTGTAGAAACAGCCTTCAGTGGAGCAGAGGCAGTACTAGACAAATCTGAACAGCTGCTGGACTACTACCTTCCTATGACGGATGAAGAGCTAG CCGAAGTTGCAGAATCTGCACCAGAAGGGGCAGAATCTACTCCAGAGGGGGCAGATacagctgcagcagcatctgAGAAGCTGGGCTACTTTGTACGTCTTGGCTCCCTGTCAACTAAGCTTCGTCACCGTGCCTACCAGTATGCTGTAGCTAAGTTGAAGATGGCTAGGGATAACATCAAAGAGGCTTTCTGTCAGCTGCATGGCACCATTGGACAG ATAGAGGACACGAAACAAAGTGATGAAAAGCctcaagaagaagaggaggaactcCATGAG GTAGAATCTCAGACCTTGGCCATGTCTTCCCAAATAACCCAACAGTTGCAGATGGCTTACAAGAAGCTGACTGCTGGCATTCAAGGCCTGCctgttgcttttcagcaaaacatGCAGCAGGCATGTCATCACATGGAGGAGCTTCATAGTTACTTTACCAATGCTCAGTCTTTCAAAGATATTTCTAGCAGTATTCTAAGGCAAGCCAAAGAGAGGGCTGTCAAAGCCCAGCAGTACGTGGATGACATCCTGGAGTATGTATTGCAGAATACTCCACTATCCTGGCTTGTGGGGCCACTTCTTCCTGCAGTAAAATCTCCGCCTGCAAAACCTGATGTGGAAGAAGCTGTGGAAGAGGAAGGCTCGGAAGCATCAGTGCCAGATCAGTGA